The Triticum urartu cultivar G1812 unplaced genomic scaffold, Tu2.1 TuUngrouped_contig_651, whole genome shotgun sequence genome window below encodes:
- the LOC125530713 gene encoding UDP-glucosyltransferase UGT13248-like, producing the protein MNAVNMETTGTTGSILGHGAGDGPSVLLLPFLWAQGHTNPILQFGRRLAYHGLRPTLVVTRYVLSTTSPPGAPFRVAAISDGFDAGGMASCPDYAEYFPRLEAVGSETLRELLLSEACAGRPVRVLVYDPHLAWALRVARAAGVATAAFFSQPCAVDIVYGELWAGRLALPATDGHALLARGALGVELGPEDMPPFAVAPESQPVLTKTSIGQFDGLEDADDVLVNSFHDIEPKEAEYMELTWRANMIGPTLPSYYLDDNRLPSNKSYGFNLFSEGASCMDWLDKHSISSVVLVSYGTVSNYDATQLEELGSGLCNSGKPFVWVVRSNEAHKLSEELKEKCENSGLIVAWCTQLEVLSHKAIGCFVTRCGWNSTLEAIVSGVPLVGIPHWADQPTISKYVETVWGMGVRVRKGDNGWLKRMEVERCIREVMDGDRKDEYKRNAAKWMQKAKDAMQEGGSSDKHIADFAAKYTST; encoded by the exons ATGAACGCTGTCAACATGGAGACCACGGGCACCACTGGCTCAATCCTCGGCCATGGAGCAGGTGACGGCCCGAGCGTCCTCCTTCTCCCGTTCCTGTGGGCGCAGGGCCACACAAACCCGATACTCCAGTTCGGCCGCCGCCTCGCGTACCACGGTCTCCGCCCCACCCTCGTCGTCACCCGGTACGTGCTCTCCACCACCTCGCCCCCTGGCGCGCCGTTCCGCGTGGCCGCCATCTCGGACGGCTTCGACGCTGGTGGCATGGCGTCGTGCCCCGACTACGCGGAGTACTTCCCGCGACTGGAGGCCGTCGGGTCCGAGACGCTGCGGGAGCTCCTCCTGTCGGAGGCGTGCGCCGGGCGGCCAGTGCGCGTGCTGGTTTACGACCCTCATCTTGCGTGGGCGCTGCGGGTGGCGCGGGCGGCCGGCGTGGCCACCGCAGCCTTCTTCTCCCAGCCGTGCGCAGTGGACATCGTGTATGGGGAGCTCTGGGCGGGGCGACTGGCGCTGCCGGCGACGGACGGGCATGCGCTGCTCGCGAGAGGAGCGCTGGGCGTGGAGCTTGGGCCGGAGGACATGCCGCCGTTCGCGGTCGCACCGGAGTCGCAGCCGGTGCTCACAAAGACGTCGATTGGGCAGTTCGACGGGCTGGAGGACGCCGACGACGTGCTCGTCAACTCTTTCCACGACATCGAGCCAAAG GAGGCAGAGTACATGGAGTTAACATGGAGAGCGAATATGATAGGTCCAACTTTGCCATCATACTATCTTGATGATAATCGCCTACCATCCAACAAGTCTTATGGTTTCAACTTGTTCAGTGAGGGTGCATCCTGTATGGATTGGTTAGACAAGCATAGCATTTCCTCCGTTGTGCTTGTATCCTATGGTACTGTCTCTAACTACGATGCAACCCAATTGGAGGAGCTTGGCAGTGGACTATGCAATTCTGGCAAACCTTTTGTTTGGGTTGTCAGATCCAATGAGGCACACAAGTTATCTGAAGAACTCAAGGAGAAATGTGAGAACAGTGGATTAATTGTTGCGTGGTGCACCCAACTAGAAGTTTTGTCACACAAGGCTATCG GTTGTTTTGTTACCCGCTGCGGATGGAACTCGACATTGGAGGCAATTGTTAGTGGTGTTCCTCTTGTGGGAATCCCACATTGGGCTGACCAACCCACCATCTCAAAGTATGTGGAGACTGTGTGGGGCATGGGTGTGCGAGTGCGGAAGGGCGATAACGGATGGCTAAAGAGGATGGAGGTCGAGAGGTGCATTAGAGAGGTGATGGACGGAGATAGAAAGGATGAGTACAAAAGAAATGCTGCAAAGTGGATGCAAAAGGCCAAGGATGCAATGCAGGAAGGAGGAAGCTCAGATAAGCATATTGCTGACTTTGCTGCGAAGTATACTTCAACTTGA